In the Pseudomonas orientalis genome, one interval contains:
- the gloB gene encoding hydroxyacylglutathione hydrolase, with product MIQISALPAFTDNYIWLLQDERTQRCAVVDPGDAAPVIAWLEQNPAWVLGDILVTHHHHDHVGGVEQLKKLTGAKVYGPANENIPARDVDLQDNDRIIVLGLDFAVYAVPGHTLGHIAYYHQGVLLCGDTLFAAGCGRLFEGTPEQMHTSLERLAALPPDTLVYCTHEYTQSNLKFAQAVEPHNADIAERVAQVAQLRARGEMTLPSNLALEKRTNPFLRTSETSVKQKADERNGRDNRSGAEVFASLRAWKDKF from the coding sequence ATGATACAGATCAGTGCTCTACCCGCCTTCACCGACAACTACATCTGGTTGTTACAGGATGAGCGAACCCAACGTTGCGCCGTGGTCGATCCCGGTGACGCCGCGCCGGTAATTGCCTGGCTTGAGCAGAACCCGGCCTGGGTACTCGGCGACATCCTGGTCACTCACCATCACCATGATCATGTCGGCGGTGTCGAGCAACTCAAAAAGCTCACGGGTGCCAAGGTCTACGGCCCAGCTAACGAAAACATCCCGGCACGGGACGTCGACTTGCAGGACAACGACCGCATCATCGTGCTCGGCCTGGACTTCGCCGTGTACGCAGTGCCCGGCCACACCCTCGGCCATATCGCTTATTACCATCAGGGCGTGTTGCTGTGTGGCGACACGCTGTTTGCCGCCGGTTGCGGTCGCCTGTTCGAAGGCACTCCGGAGCAGATGCATACCTCGCTCGAGCGCCTGGCCGCCCTGCCCCCCGACACCCTGGTGTACTGCACCCACGAATACACACAAAGTAACCTCAAGTTTGCCCAAGCCGTGGAACCGCACAACGCCGACATCGCAGAACGGGTGGCGCAGGTCGCCCAGTTACGGGCCCGTGGCGAGATGACGCTGCCCTCCAACCTGGCGCTTGAAAAACGTACTAACCCTTTTCTGCGCACCTCTGAAACATCCGTTAAACAAAAAGCGGACGAACGGAACGGCCGCGACAACCGCTCTGGGGCCGAGGTGTTTGCTAGCTTGAGGGCCTGGAAAGATAAGTTCTAA